From the genome of Stigmatopora nigra isolate UIUO_SnigA chromosome 2, RoL_Snig_1.1, whole genome shotgun sequence:
CAGAACCAAGAAAGTTGTAAAGGGTTTCCTTCTACTTTATTCAATGTGAGAATTGGAAGTAGCAAAGATTGAACACTTTAGTTGTCAATTCTTACCCCCCACGGCGAGTATTAATGAGAATGTACAGAATGTCAAGACAACTCCTATGCAAATATTGTCTAACTCAAGCTTTTCATCAtgctgatgttttgtttttttaatgaataaggTGTATATTTCCACCACTACAAGAACTCTGCACTTGTCCTAAACAGTACATGTGTACACTCCTTCTAAGTGCACTCTACATAAATTGTAATTATTGTAAAGAAATGCATATGTGATCATATACAATCATATTTATTGTGTCCATCTATGATTAGGGTTTGTTTTGTAAACTTTCCTCTGCCTTAATACAGTAGCTATAGAAAGGGACCTGTTAGATTCCACATTTGTTACAACAGTAGTTACAATAGAGCCAAGATCTAACACATTAAATTCTACagcgaaaatgttttttttaatttatttaagctttgtGGACGGTGCCTTTTTGTTGGTAACCCATTATTAGTTATCTTGTATTCCATACAATTCAATTTTTCCCTCTTGTTATCATGTAGCAGTTTACCATTTACTTTATGAATTGTGAACTGGATCATATTTAGAAAGACAACTTACATTTTGTGGTCaattgaactgttttttttctcctcttgtTTTCAAGTTTAGATAAGAAACTGTAAATACCCAAGAACACACTTGTATAAATATCTCCCTTCTCAATTTTGATAGTATTTGCATGAGGTGCCTGccctttttttcctgtacaAATGATGTGGAAATTATCACGGTCCACTCTCTACGGTTTGTACAACTCCATTTGCAATGCGTTGGATAGATGTCAGACATTTAAAAGCATTGTTTGGCCAGTTTTCCATTTTTGCATGCTGAGatgtaaaatgtaaatgaatttagtcagcagaattttttacAAGGAGTGCGACCAGCCACTCTTCTACACTcaccaaaacacattttaaatatttatatggtCAATTATGTATCGTCTTTCCATAGCaattctctctctatatataacAGCAATAGCTCACCACAGGAGGACAGAACATATTAGAACACATTTATTGCGCTGCTTTTGTGAATTTCTCCAGATTCCACTGTACAAATGACTGATAAATAAGAAAGAAAgtcatgtatatttattttatatcctCTATCgtgattaaagaaaaaacatttaaagaaaaacatctcTTAGGACTTGATACTTCTCCTTTCATACTGTTGAAATACTATTTGATGCATTCAGATGTTTATGTTGTGTTTCTTTGTCATGCTTCAGAATGCAAATGGATTCACTAACTGATGGCCAATTCTCCCTTCATGGCTTTTCAGGTAAAAAAGACTTTAATTTCTAGTTTGTTCAATCACAGCAAGTTGcacggttttctcccacatgacaaaaacatgcatggtaggctgattggacactctaaattgaccttaaggatgagtgtgagcatgaatggttgtctccttttgtcctgcgattggctagccaccaattcagggtgttgcccCCCTCCCCCGGCCCGGCCGgaatcagctaggataggctctagcaccccccgtaaCCTTAATGGGAATAAAGCGGTACAGAAATGAgatcaatatatatgtataaatactaTGTCAAAAGGATATCAGAGTTAAATTcttggataaaaacaaaaacgacaTCTACACTTACATCAAGCATTAATCCCCGGTAGAAGTTGTACTATTTTCAGAGGATTTATATCCGTTGTGTAAAAGTAAGGATAGGCTTTGGCGTTACCGGACAAATCTGGCCAATTGGAAGGATTCTGCTTTGTGCCCAATTCAGTGTTGGTAAGAGATTCATAAAATGAAACTAATCTTTCATTAGTGTCCACGTGAACCCGGATTCTCTGCAGTTTTACGGGAGGATTCCAGGATCCATACGGGCCTTCAAAGATCAGGTATTTATCGTTGCAACATCCTATGAGCAAAGTGTGCGTGCTCTCTTGCAGACAAGTGTCCCCCCATATCACACCAAGTACCCAGTGTGTGTTGTTCCCTAATTCAACATCCCAAACATGGCTTCCTGTGGCCAAAGCTGAACCGAGCACAGTGCTCCACTTAAACCTCTCTGGATTCTTTGGGCGCTGTTGTCCTTCTGTCAAACTCACACCAGTCAAATCTTCAGACAGACTGAGTTCTGGACGGGCTGTGTTTGGGTCGAGAATCACAGGATTATATGGGGCAATTTCCTTCATTCTTTCCCAGGTGGAGAATTTGAGGTTGCCCACGTGTTTGACTTCATCCAGCAGAACACCCCGAAGCTGATCCGACATTATGGGCAACTCTTGGATTCTGGTCATGGTAGTCTGGAAGTTCTTCACGAAGGAAGCGTGGTGAGACGTCAGCTGCTCCTCTGTGTTTTTAATCACTTGTGAGAGAAGGCCGATGTCTCTGTTGACAGCCTCAATCTTTTCCCTTATCGTCTTACTCTTTGTGCATTCCTCCTCCCTCAGAGCAAACAACTTGAGTTCTTGCTCAACTAATAGAAAGCATTTAAGCTCTTCAAAATCCTCCCTAACTTTGCTCTCAATCCGCTCCCTTTGGACCTTAATGTACGCCGCGTGTTCAATGCAGTTGTCTCTAACTGCAATAAAATGTTCCAGTCTTTTCCGTGCCAGTTGCAGGGATTCGTGGATTATTTTTCTGTCGCCCTGCGCAACTTTATCAAGCGGGCGAAACTTGTGGCCAGCGTGGATTTCTGACTTTTTGCAGCTGAGGCATACAGACTCGTGGTGGTCTATACAGAAGAGTGTCAGTTTCTCATTGTGCAAGATGCAAATTGCCTCATCAACTCTTTCAGCCATGGTCCTtgtaaaaatattgcacagcaaaGCCTTCTGTTTATTCcacaaatacaaacaatggAACTTTGCTTTATTCCTGCAAAATGATGAAACAAAATTAGGTGATATTGattgatattttgtcaaatactaTTCACAAAAGAATTGATCAAGAATTGTACAGTGAATAGTATACCCAATGGTTGCCTCTGCATAGCTGGAACTCGTGGCATAATTGAAAGTAAGAAGCCG
Proteins encoded in this window:
- the LOC144191635 gene encoding E3 ubiquitin-protein ligase TRIM35-like isoform X2; amino-acid sequence: MAERVDEAICILHNEKLTLFCIDHHESVCLSCKKSEIHAGHKFRPLDKVAQGDRKIIHESLQLARKRLEHFIAVRDNCIEHAAYIKVQRERIESKVREDFEELKCFLLVEQELKLFALREEECTKSKTIREKIEAVNRDIGLLSQVIKNTEEQLTSHHASFVKNFQTTMTRIQELPIMSDQLRGVLLDEVKHVGNLKFSTWERMKEIAPYNPVILDPNTARPELSLSEDLTGVSLTEGQQRPKNPERFKWSTVLGSALATGSHVWDVELGNNTHWVLGVIWGDTCLQESTHTLLIGCCNDKYLIFEGPYGSWNPPVKLQRIRVHVDTNERLVSFYESLTNTELGTKQNPSNWPDLSGNAKAYPYFYTTDINPLKIVQLLPGINA
- the LOC144191635 gene encoding E3 ubiquitin-protein ligase TRIM35-like isoform X1, whose protein sequence is MANTGEDVILKLGRVNMYNVLRYPHHILYIICQFNFNRLLTFNYATSSSYAEATIGNKAKFHCLYLWNKQKALLCNIFTRTMAERVDEAICILHNEKLTLFCIDHHESVCLSCKKSEIHAGHKFRPLDKVAQGDRKIIHESLQLARKRLEHFIAVRDNCIEHAAYIKVQRERIESKVREDFEELKCFLLVEQELKLFALREEECTKSKTIREKIEAVNRDIGLLSQVIKNTEEQLTSHHASFVKNFQTTMTRIQELPIMSDQLRGVLLDEVKHVGNLKFSTWERMKEIAPYNPVILDPNTARPELSLSEDLTGVSLTEGQQRPKNPERFKWSTVLGSALATGSHVWDVELGNNTHWVLGVIWGDTCLQESTHTLLIGCCNDKYLIFEGPYGSWNPPVKLQRIRVHVDTNERLVSFYESLTNTELGTKQNPSNWPDLSGNAKAYPYFYTTDINPLKIVQLLPGINA